A stretch of the Bradyrhizobium arachidis genome encodes the following:
- a CDS encoding gamma-glutamylcyclotransferase: protein MSEITLPSVTTATGDLWVFGYGSLMWRPGFDFEERVPARLVGEHRALCVYSFVHRGTPEKPGLVLGLDRGGACRGIAFRVAEANRTAVVAYLREREQVTSVYREVMRSVWLENDARQRVSALAYVVDRGHVQYAGRLSLADQHRHVIQGHGQSGANRDYVTATVKAIEAEGFRDTQLHQLASMLHNDAHSLHAPAPAEDQENR, encoded by the coding sequence ATGTCCGAAATCACCCTCCCCTCCGTCACGACAGCCACCGGCGACCTCTGGGTGTTCGGCTATGGCTCGCTGATGTGGCGGCCAGGTTTTGACTTCGAGGAGCGCGTGCCGGCGCGGCTGGTCGGCGAGCACCGCGCGCTCTGCGTCTATTCCTTCGTCCATCGCGGCACGCCGGAAAAGCCGGGCCTGGTGCTCGGGCTCGACCGCGGCGGCGCCTGCCGCGGCATCGCCTTCCGTGTCGCTGAAGCGAACCGCACCGCGGTCGTGGCTTATCTGCGCGAGCGCGAGCAGGTCACCTCGGTCTATCGCGAGGTGATGCGCTCGGTGTGGCTGGAGAACGACGCGCGGCAGCGCGTCAGCGCGCTCGCCTACGTCGTCGACCGCGGTCATGTGCAATATGCCGGGCGGCTGTCGCTGGCCGACCAGCATCGCCACGTGATTCAGGGCCACGGCCAGTCCGGCGCCAACCGCGACTACGTCACCGCGACGGTGAAGGCGATCGAGGCCGAAGGCTTTCGCGACACGCAACTGCATCAGCTTGCATCGATGCTGCACAACGACGCGCATTCCCTACACGCTCCGGCGCCCGCTGAAGATCAAGAGAACCGCTAG